A single region of the Leptothrix cholodnii SP-6 genome encodes:
- the ugpQ gene encoding glycerophosphodiester phosphodiesterase yields MTDLHTPWPYPRWIAHRGAGKLAPENTLAALRLGAQFGWSGYECDVKLSADGELFLLHDDTLDRTTDGHGLGGDQSWAALSRLDAGSWHSPDYAGEPLPRLEAVARHCLANGHALNIEIKPSPDLARETGAAVARAAQRLWGDAVRAGRSAWPLLSSFEPAAIEAARDAAPELPRALLLEALDTDCWARAQRLGCVAVVLEHSLIDGPDLIARRHAEGLRVLVYTVNDARRAHQLFAWGLDGLISDAVDHLHNSTHP; encoded by the coding sequence ATGACAGACCTCCACACCCCCTGGCCCTACCCGCGCTGGATCGCCCACCGCGGCGCCGGCAAGCTGGCGCCCGAAAACACGCTGGCCGCCTTGCGCCTGGGCGCCCAGTTCGGCTGGTCCGGCTACGAATGCGACGTCAAGCTCAGCGCCGACGGCGAGCTGTTCCTGCTGCACGACGACACGCTCGATCGCACCACCGACGGCCACGGCCTGGGCGGTGACCAGAGCTGGGCGGCGCTGTCGCGGCTCGATGCCGGCAGCTGGCACAGCCCGGACTACGCCGGCGAGCCGCTGCCGCGCCTGGAGGCGGTGGCGCGCCACTGCCTGGCCAACGGCCACGCGCTCAACATCGAGATCAAGCCCTCGCCCGACCTCGCGCGCGAGACGGGCGCCGCCGTGGCCCGCGCCGCTCAGCGGCTGTGGGGCGATGCGGTGCGAGCCGGGCGCAGCGCCTGGCCGCTGCTCAGCAGCTTCGAGCCCGCCGCGATCGAAGCCGCGCGCGACGCCGCGCCCGAGCTGCCACGCGCGCTGCTGCTCGAAGCGCTCGACACCGATTGCTGGGCCCGCGCGCAACGCCTGGGCTGCGTCGCCGTGGTGCTCGAGCACAGCCTGATCGACGGCCCCGACCTGATCGCCCGCCGCCACGCCGAAGGCCTGCGCGTGCTGGTCTACACCGTCAACGACGCCCGCCGCGCGCACCAGCTGTTCGCCTGGGGGCTCGACGGCCTGATCAGCGACGCGGTCGACCACCTCCACAACAGCACCCACCCATGA
- the argJ gene encoding bifunctional glutamate N-acetyltransferase/amino-acid acetyltransferase ArgJ, translated as MPVNLRAPLPEELHPVAGVKLGITMAGVRKANRRDLTVVTLVPGSSVAGVFTTNRFCAAPVQICREHLAAGPAKRAIVINTGNANAGTGEDGLVRARSVCVALAQQLNLAPEEVLPFSTGVIMETLPADRIQAGLPAAIADAREDHWAQAAEAIMTTDTLPKAASRQVQIGGKTVTVTGISKGAGMIRPNMATMLGFVATDAVIEPRLLQELVREAADRSFNRITIDGDTSTNDSFLLIATHQAGHAPITQLESPEGAALRSAVIAVSQQLAQAIVRDGEGATKFITIRVEGGRHKEECRQVAYAIAHSPLVKTAFFASDPNLGRILAAVGYAGIDDLDQNLIDLFLDDVHVARNGGRHPDYREEDGSRVMKQAEITVRVDLHRGNRRATVWTCDLSHDYVTINADYRS; from the coding sequence ATGCCCGTGAACCTGCGCGCTCCCCTGCCTGAAGAACTGCACCCGGTGGCCGGCGTCAAGCTCGGCATCACGATGGCCGGCGTGCGCAAGGCGAATCGCCGCGACCTGACCGTGGTCACGCTGGTGCCCGGCTCCAGCGTGGCGGGGGTGTTCACCACCAACCGCTTCTGCGCCGCGCCGGTGCAGATCTGCCGCGAGCACCTCGCCGCCGGCCCGGCCAAGCGCGCCATCGTCATCAACACCGGCAACGCCAACGCCGGCACCGGCGAAGACGGCCTGGTGCGCGCGCGCTCGGTCTGCGTCGCGCTGGCGCAGCAGCTCAACCTCGCGCCCGAGGAAGTGCTGCCGTTCTCGACCGGCGTGATCATGGAGACGCTGCCCGCCGACCGCATCCAGGCCGGCCTGCCCGCCGCGATCGCCGACGCCCGCGAGGACCACTGGGCGCAGGCCGCCGAAGCCATCATGACCACCGACACGCTGCCCAAGGCCGCGTCGCGCCAGGTGCAGATCGGCGGCAAGACCGTCACCGTGACCGGCATCAGCAAGGGCGCCGGCATGATCCGGCCCAACATGGCGACCATGCTCGGCTTCGTCGCCACCGACGCGGTGATCGAGCCGCGCCTGCTGCAGGAACTGGTGCGCGAAGCCGCCGACCGCAGCTTCAACCGCATCACGATCGACGGCGACACGTCGACCAACGACAGCTTCCTGCTGATCGCCACCCACCAGGCCGGCCACGCGCCGATCACGCAGCTCGAATCGCCCGAAGGCGCGGCATTGCGCTCCGCGGTGATCGCGGTGTCGCAGCAGCTCGCGCAGGCGATCGTGCGCGACGGCGAGGGTGCGACCAAGTTCATCACCATCCGCGTCGAGGGCGGCCGCCACAAGGAAGAGTGCCGCCAGGTGGCCTACGCGATCGCGCATTCGCCGCTGGTCAAGACCGCGTTCTTCGCCAGCGACCCGAACCTGGGCCGCATCCTGGCCGCGGTCGGTTACGCCGGCATCGACGACCTGGACCAGAACCTGATCGACCTGTTCCTCGACGACGTGCACGTGGCGCGCAACGGTGGCCGCCACCCCGACTACCGCGAGGAAGACGGCTCGCGCGTGATGAAGCAGGCCGAGATCACCGTGCGGGTGGACCTGCACCGCGGCAACCGCCGCGCCACGGTCTGGACCTGCGACCTGTCGCACGACTACGTCACCATCAACGCCGACTACCGCAGCTGA
- a CDS encoding CaiB/BaiF CoA transferase family protein, whose protein sequence is MTQAPTQPLNHPLHSVRIVEFEGLGPGPLAGWVLAGLGAQVTVIRRPGGNAMAEQLGGAGGNRLLDGKQIVTLDLKRAADRAAALDLVAQADALIEGNRPGVMERLGLGPADCAERNPRLVYGRMTGWGQTGPLAQVVGHDLNYVALSGMLSLAARRGGNTPHEPPIVPPTLVGDAGGALGLALGLVSAVMAARQSGQGCVVDAAIVDVVAMLGTLALWIHGGGQLAGPVADSPFHDSPFYDVYRCADGRHLTLAPLEPAFYVEALKRLGLDDVAPDSQYDLRTWPALKARLTALFASQPRAHWDARLEGSDACYAPVLDLHEAVTHPHNQARGTFRQDAQGRIHAAIAPRFTPLR, encoded by the coding sequence ATGACCCAAGCGCCAACCCAGCCCCTGAACCACCCGCTTCATTCCGTCCGCATCGTCGAATTCGAGGGCCTCGGCCCCGGCCCGCTGGCCGGCTGGGTGCTGGCCGGCCTGGGCGCGCAGGTCACGGTGATCCGCCGCCCGGGTGGCAATGCGATGGCCGAGCAGCTCGGCGGCGCCGGCGGCAATCGGCTGCTCGACGGCAAGCAGATCGTCACGCTCGACCTCAAGCGCGCGGCCGACCGCGCCGCCGCGCTCGACCTCGTCGCCCAAGCCGACGCGCTGATCGAAGGCAACCGGCCCGGCGTGATGGAGCGCCTGGGCCTGGGCCCGGCCGACTGCGCCGAGCGCAACCCGCGGCTGGTCTACGGCCGCATGACCGGCTGGGGCCAGACCGGGCCGCTGGCGCAGGTGGTCGGCCACGATCTGAACTACGTCGCGCTCAGCGGCATGCTGTCGCTGGCGGCGCGGCGCGGCGGCAACACGCCGCATGAACCGCCGATCGTGCCCCCCACCCTGGTCGGCGACGCCGGCGGCGCGCTCGGCCTGGCGCTGGGCCTCGTCAGCGCGGTGATGGCGGCGCGCCAGAGCGGCCAGGGCTGCGTGGTCGATGCGGCCATCGTCGACGTGGTGGCGATGCTCGGCACGCTGGCGCTGTGGATCCACGGCGGCGGCCAGCTGGCCGGGCCGGTGGCCGACAGCCCCTTCCACGACTCGCCGTTCTACGACGTCTACCGCTGCGCCGACGGCCGCCACCTGACGCTGGCGCCGCTAGAGCCGGCCTTCTACGTCGAGGCCCTCAAGCGCCTGGGGCTCGACGACGTCGCCCCGGACAGCCAGTACGACCTGCGCACCTGGCCGGCGCTGAAGGCGCGGCTGACCGCCCTGTTCGCCAGCCAGCCGCGCGCGCACTGGGACGCGCGGCTCGAAGGCAGCGACGCCTGCTACGCGCCGGTGCTCGACCTGCACGAAGCCGTCACCCACCCGCACAACCAGGCCCGCGGCACCTTCCGGCAAGACGCCCAGGGCCGCATCCACGCGGCCATCGCGCCGCGTTTCACGCCGCTGCGCTGA
- a CDS encoding VCBS domain-containing protein, whose translation MSDAPAVQQTVTPPPSPDHQLAGARLQAAYAPARLPAGTVSNVWGAAVRRNADGELHALQPGDIVRSGDVILTTQDGIVEITVGRQLSVRLPPPDETPPPTATPASDADNSAELVFDAPGAGLAGGSDSGGLQAAERVERIVEVVTPQQYLYDLAMAHGDAGPFATTAPAAQAPAADPDPTAADTSTAQPHIGGTGEAAATRVRISGPGSVIEGQVSSDYTVTLSQPAQADTTVTLAYAGSATSGADFQPVLVVTIPAGASSASFQLPVMADAAVEGSETITVSLASVSGGTGPITIDGTANAVTTQIVDGTVAPAPEPSPAPAPAPEPPAEPAPAPTPAPAPVPTPAPAPAPAPAPAPAPVPAPAPEPPAEPAPAPAPAPIPTAPEPAPAPSPAPEPPPSPAPAEAAILSISGPGSVVEGELASGYTVTLDTPAATDMTVWLAFSGSATGGVDYAHQFVSVTIQAGARAATFDLSTIDDAYAEGTETLVVSIAGSNGGGFANVAISSSAGSVTTMLMDDVVPSGPPGPGPGTAPGPEDTATLSISGPGTVIEGHVTADYTVTLDKAAATDMTVRLSYAGTATDGADYVGAVVEITIKAGSTSATVALSALNDHAVEGTESVIVSIAGTSGGGFENVVIASGAGSVGTQIIDGALPVIGGQLSAQVSEEGLAGGQADDVGAHPGDDSTDARSFSGQLSFSDADSAQLSVTLSAPPDALSSGGQAIVWTGDGSTTLVGHVGTADGAEALRVSIDAGGAYEVTLSRPLDHGAAGEDRLSLGVGVHLSDGVHGRDATIELQIDDDAPLARNDSVSATAARTNLLISLDVSGSMDTADGVAGATRLASAIEAIGQLLDRHEAMGDVAVRLVTFSSTAQAIGEVWTDVATARQLLASLQADGGTHYDSALAAAQSAFLSAGRLAGAQNVSYFLSDGEPNRGHGIDSAEQRQWESFVTSQAIDSRAIGLGDSTTQASMDGIAYDGSSGHDTDALRVSDFNQLDAVLSTPVQAPVSGQLIAGGGADGARIASITIDGVTYTYHPGPPGSVGVQAGTGTNAGSHDAQTGVLSVALAHGGSLAVQLDSGAYTFSPGAEAGRTDVRFTLIDGDGDTADGTLGLDVVRPPDQAAVIGGVDHGDVTEAGSLTASNGCDRDHDSSRSSASSTHGQLSVHDGDGPAQARFQPVGSGASTLGLGQYGIDASGRWTYTLDNGHPKVDALAPGQTLTDRFVVHSADGTAQTVTITIHGSNDAPTVRASGGGGLLGLIDANVLDILDFGRQQAFGAHDVDGDLKQVELHYDSGLLGKLTSLVTTTHHFAYDVRLAAELGLQVLENTTPAQTGGLLGTLGGLLCSNESTLTITAADGGTLSNPLINEFLASVHLENSGGLLGDAVNAKLLSATTLTATDSAGATAQANVGSLLTVDVLAAEAQTTVTTDSTSGGHALDGSTGSDRLYGLDGDDTLAGGAGADLLRGGSGDDVLAGGLGADVLRWHLADAGSAASPARDRIADFDVGTPANGGDLLDLRDLLLGEQHFGNDVGNLADFLDFKLDSSGQSTLLEVRSQGATGPVDQVIEFTGVDLIGAAGGDQQQVIQHLLQSGKLITD comes from the coding sequence ATGTCCGACGCTCCTGCTGTCCAGCAAACAGTCACCCCTCCCCCCAGCCCCGACCACCAGCTGGCCGGCGCCCGATTGCAGGCCGCCTACGCCCCGGCACGCCTGCCCGCGGGCACGGTGTCCAACGTCTGGGGCGCGGCCGTGCGCCGCAACGCCGACGGCGAGCTGCACGCCCTGCAGCCCGGCGACATCGTGCGCAGCGGCGACGTCATCCTGACGACGCAGGACGGCATCGTCGAAATCACCGTCGGCCGCCAGCTCTCGGTGCGACTGCCACCGCCCGACGAGACACCGCCCCCCACCGCCACGCCCGCCTCGGACGCGGACAACAGCGCCGAACTGGTGTTCGACGCGCCCGGCGCCGGCCTCGCGGGCGGCAGCGACAGCGGCGGCCTGCAGGCGGCAGAGCGGGTCGAGCGCATCGTCGAGGTGGTCACGCCGCAGCAGTACCTCTACGACCTGGCGATGGCGCACGGCGATGCCGGCCCGTTCGCGACGACCGCCCCGGCGGCCCAGGCGCCGGCAGCCGATCCCGACCCGACCGCGGCCGACACGTCGACCGCCCAGCCCCACATCGGCGGCACCGGCGAGGCGGCAGCAACCCGGGTCCGTATCAGCGGCCCGGGCTCGGTGATCGAAGGCCAGGTCTCATCCGACTACACCGTCACGCTGAGCCAGCCGGCGCAGGCCGACACCACCGTCACGCTCGCCTACGCCGGCAGCGCCACCAGCGGCGCCGACTTCCAGCCCGTGCTCGTCGTCACGATCCCCGCCGGCGCCAGCAGCGCGAGCTTCCAGCTGCCGGTGATGGCTGACGCGGCCGTCGAAGGCAGCGAAACCATCACCGTCAGCCTCGCCTCCGTCAGCGGCGGCACCGGCCCGATCACCATCGACGGCACCGCCAACGCCGTCACCACGCAGATCGTCGACGGCACCGTGGCTCCGGCACCTGAACCCAGCCCGGCACCAGCTCCAGCTCCAGAGCCTCCCGCAGAGCCCGCTCCTGCGCCCACCCCGGCCCCCGCGCCAGTGCCCACTCCAGCTCCAGCGCCAGCACCGGCTCCAGCGCCAGCACCGGCTCCAGTGCCGGCACCCGCTCCAGAGCCTCCCGCAGAGCCCGCTCCAGCTCCAGCTCCAGCTCCCATCCCAACGGCGCCAGAACCGGCACCTGCGCCGTCCCCGGCGCCCGAGCCGCCGCCTTCGCCCGCTCCGGCGGAAGCGGCGATCCTGTCGATTTCCGGGCCGGGCTCGGTGGTCGAGGGCGAGCTGGCGTCGGGCTACACGGTGACGCTCGACACGCCGGCGGCCACCGACATGACGGTCTGGCTGGCGTTTTCCGGGTCGGCGACCGGTGGCGTCGACTACGCGCACCAGTTCGTTTCGGTCACCATCCAGGCGGGAGCTCGTGCGGCGACGTTCGATCTGAGCACGATCGACGACGCCTACGCGGAAGGCACGGAAACCCTCGTCGTGTCGATCGCCGGCTCGAACGGCGGCGGCTTCGCGAACGTGGCGATCTCGTCGAGCGCGGGCTCGGTGACGACGATGCTGATGGACGACGTCGTGCCGTCCGGCCCGCCAGGTCCGGGCCCAGGCACCGCGCCGGGCCCGGAGGACACCGCGACGCTGTCGATCTCGGGGCCGGGCACGGTGATCGAGGGTCATGTGACGGCGGACTACACGGTCACGCTCGACAAGGCCGCCGCCACCGACATGACCGTGCGGCTGAGCTACGCCGGCACGGCCACCGACGGCGCCGACTACGTGGGCGCGGTCGTGGAGATCACGATCAAGGCCGGCTCGACCTCGGCCACCGTGGCGCTGTCGGCACTGAACGACCACGCGGTCGAGGGCACCGAGTCGGTGATCGTCTCGATCGCCGGCACCTCGGGCGGCGGCTTCGAGAACGTGGTGATCGCGTCGGGCGCAGGCTCGGTCGGCACGCAGATCATCGACGGCGCCTTGCCCGTGATCGGCGGCCAGCTGAGCGCGCAGGTGTCCGAAGAAGGCCTGGCCGGCGGCCAGGCCGATGACGTCGGCGCACACCCCGGTGACGACAGCACCGACGCGCGCAGCTTCAGCGGCCAGCTGAGCTTCAGCGACGCCGACAGCGCACAGCTGAGCGTGACGCTGAGTGCCCCGCCGGACGCGCTGAGTTCGGGCGGGCAGGCGATCGTCTGGACCGGCGACGGCAGCACCACGCTGGTCGGCCACGTCGGCACGGCCGACGGCGCCGAGGCGCTGCGCGTCAGCATCGACGCCGGCGGCGCCTACGAGGTGACGCTGTCGCGCCCGCTCGACCACGGCGCGGCCGGCGAAGATCGACTCTCGCTCGGCGTGGGCGTGCACCTGAGCGACGGCGTGCACGGCCGCGACGCGACGATCGAACTGCAGATCGACGACGACGCGCCGCTGGCCCGCAACGACAGCGTCAGTGCCACGGCGGCGCGCACCAACCTGCTGATCAGCCTCGACGTGTCGGGCAGCATGGACACCGCCGACGGCGTGGCCGGCGCGACCCGGCTGGCCAGCGCGATCGAGGCGATCGGCCAGCTGCTCGACCGCCACGAGGCGATGGGCGATGTGGCCGTGCGGCTGGTGACGTTCTCGTCGACCGCGCAGGCCATCGGCGAGGTCTGGACCGACGTGGCCACGGCCCGGCAGCTGCTCGCCAGTCTGCAGGCCGACGGCGGCACGCACTACGACTCGGCGCTGGCGGCAGCGCAGAGCGCCTTCCTGAGCGCCGGCAGACTGGCGGGCGCGCAGAACGTCAGCTACTTCCTGTCGGACGGCGAGCCCAACCGCGGCCACGGGATCGACAGCGCCGAGCAGCGGCAGTGGGAGTCCTTCGTCACCAGCCAGGCGATCGACAGCCGCGCGATCGGCCTGGGTGACAGCACGACGCAGGCCAGCATGGACGGCATCGCCTACGACGGCAGCAGCGGGCACGACACCGACGCGCTGCGGGTGAGCGACTTCAACCAGCTCGACGCAGTGCTGAGCACCCCGGTGCAGGCGCCGGTCAGCGGCCAGCTGATCGCCGGCGGCGGCGCCGACGGGGCGCGCATCGCGTCGATCACGATCGACGGCGTGACCTACACCTACCACCCCGGGCCACCGGGCAGCGTCGGCGTGCAGGCGGGCACCGGAACGAACGCCGGCAGCCATGACGCGCAGACCGGCGTGCTGAGCGTGGCGCTGGCGCACGGCGGCAGCCTGGCGGTGCAGCTCGACAGCGGCGCCTACACCTTCAGCCCGGGCGCCGAGGCGGGTCGCACCGACGTGCGGTTCACGCTGATCGACGGCGATGGCGACACCGCCGACGGCACGCTCGGGCTCGACGTGGTGCGGCCGCCGGACCAGGCGGCCGTGATCGGCGGCGTCGACCACGGCGACGTGACCGAAGCGGGCAGCCTCACCGCCAGCAACGGTTGCGACCGCGACCATGACAGCAGCCGTTCGTCAGCCAGCAGCACGCACGGCCAGCTCAGCGTGCACGACGGCGACGGGCCCGCGCAGGCCCGGTTCCAGCCGGTCGGCAGCGGCGCCAGCACCCTCGGCCTGGGCCAGTACGGCATCGACGCCAGCGGCCGCTGGACGTACACGCTCGACAACGGCCACCCGAAGGTCGACGCGCTCGCCCCGGGCCAGACGCTGACCGACCGCTTCGTCGTGCACAGCGCCGACGGCACCGCGCAGACCGTGACGATCACGATCCACGGCAGCAACGACGCACCGACCGTGCGCGCCAGCGGCGGGGGCGGCCTGCTGGGCCTGATCGATGCCAACGTGCTCGACATCCTCGACTTCGGCCGCCAGCAGGCCTTCGGCGCCCACGATGTCGACGGCGACCTGAAGCAGGTCGAGCTGCATTACGACAGCGGCCTGCTCGGCAAGCTGACGAGCCTCGTCACCACCACCCACCACTTCGCCTATGACGTGCGGCTGGCCGCCGAACTGGGCCTGCAGGTGCTCGAGAACACCACGCCAGCGCAAACCGGCGGCTTGCTCGGCACGCTCGGCGGCCTGCTGTGCAGCAACGAGTCGACGCTGACCATCACCGCAGCCGACGGCGGCACGCTGAGCAACCCGCTGATCAACGAGTTCCTGGCCAGCGTGCACCTCGAGAACAGCGGCGGCCTGCTCGGCGATGCGGTCAACGCCAAGCTGCTGTCGGCCACCACGCTGACGGCCACCGACAGCGCCGGCGCCACCGCGCAGGCGAATGTCGGCAGCCTGCTGACGGTCGACGTGCTGGCCGCCGAGGCGCAGACCACGGTCACGACCGACAGCACGAGCGGCGGCCATGCCCTGGACGGCAGCACGGGCAGCGACCGGCTCTACGGCCTCGATGGCGACGACACCCTCGCCGGCGGCGCCGGCGCCGACCTGCTGCGCGGCGGCAGCGGCGACGACGTGCTGGCCGGCGGCCTGGGCGCCGATGTGCTCCGGTGGCACCTGGCGGACGCCGGCAGCGCCGCCAGCCCGGCACGGGACCGCATCGCGGACTTCGACGTCGGCACACCCGCCAACGGCGGCGACCTGCTCGACCTGCGCGACCTGCTGCTCGGCGAGCAGCACTTCGGCAACGACGTCGGCAACCTGGCGGACTTCCTCGACTTCAAGCTCGACAGCAGCGGCCAGTCGACCCTCCTCGAGGTGCGATCGCAGGGCGCGACCGGGCCGGTCGATCAGGTGATCGAGTTCACCGGCGTCGACCTGATTGGCGCTGCCGGCGGCGATCAGCAGCAGGTGATCCAGCACCTGCTACAAAGCGGCAAGCTGATCACCGACTGA